A stretch of the Salminus brasiliensis chromosome 23, fSalBra1.hap2, whole genome shotgun sequence genome encodes the following:
- the ptger4c gene encoding prostaglandin E receptor 4 (subtype EP4) c, giving the protein MNDSVLLADGGSPRAPLRLDVRSLVTSASMFAVGVLGNVVAAAVLCASRREQKETAFYTLVCGMAVTDLLGTCFTSPVVIATYVAGRWPGGTRLCHFFSFSMLFFGSAGMSILCAMAVERYVAIDHAYFYSKRVDRRTARAALLAAYAANAALCALPSLGFGRHARHVPGTWCFLDWRATDPAGAAYSYLYGGVMLALVAVTVVCNCAACRSLVRMSRETRAGGTGRRALAGLPAVTSAAEIQMFWMLIIMTVVFLICSIPLVVRIFVNQIYGPTEIAAGMKPDYRSDLLAIRFASFNPILDPWVYILCRRNLFTKICEWLKRTVGHSREGHERTLGWVGGQHSPPSLTHSNDTSYASFRMVTCRNAAGTQAVVDTRPYENLTLRQAWEFDTAMDNFHPFSVEQEPVLGFESETASSSKVDTIGSAGCVGTPTSGAKLHGNKTEMVTCTFSTPSSCLSEKSVG; this is encoded by the exons ATGAACGACTCGGTGCTCCTCGCTGACGGGGGCTCCCCGCGCGCCCCCTTGCGGCTGGACGTGCGCTCTCTGGTCACCTCGGCCAGCATGTTCGCGGTGGGCGTGCTGGGCAACGTGGTGGCCGCGGCCGTGCTGTGCGCAAGCAGACGCGAGCAGAAGGAGACGGCGTTTTACACGCTCGTGTGCGGCATGGCCGTGACCGACCTGCTGGGCACGTGCTTCACAAGTCCCGTGGTGATCGCCACCTACGTGGCCGGCCGGTGGCCCGGGGGCACGCGCCTGTGCcacttcttctccttctccatgCTTTTCTTCGGCTCGGCCGGCATGTCCATCCTGTGCGCCATGGCCGTGGAGCGCTACGTGGCCATCGATCACGCCTACTTCTACTCCAAGCGCGTGGACAGACGCACGGCGCGCGCCGCCCTGCTCGCAGCCTACGCGGCCAACGCCGCGCTCTGCGCGCTCCCCAGCCTCGGCTTCGGCAGGCATGCGCGCCACGTGCCCGGTACCTGGTGCTTTTTGGACTGGCGCGCCACCGACCCCGCGGGCGCCGCGTACTCTTACCTGTACGGCGGGGTCATGCTCGCGCTCGTCGCCGTCACCGTCGTGTGCAACTGCGCGGCGTGCCGCTCGCTGGTGCGCATGAGTCGCGAGACGCGCGCCGGGGGAACCGGGAGGCGCGCGCTCGCCGGGCTGCCCGCGGTGACGTCGGCCGCGGAGATCCAGATGTTTTGGATGTTGATTATCATGACCGTCGTGTTCCTCATCTGCTCCATCCCGCTGGTG GTGCGGATCTTCGTCAATCAGATTTACGGGCCCACTGAGATCGCCGCTGGCATGAAGCCGGATTACCGTAGCGACCTCCTGGCCATCCGGTTCGCCTCCTTTAACCCAATACTGGACCCCTGGGTGTACATCCTGTGCCGTCGAAACCTGTTCACCAAGATCTGCGAGTGGCTGAAGCGCACCGTGGGCCACAGCAGAGAGGGGCATGAGCGGACCCTGGGCTGGGTTGGCGGTCAGCACTCGCCACCATCATTAACACACAGCAACGACACCAGTTACGCCTCATTCCGCATGGTGACCTGCAGGAACGCCGCAGGAACACAGGCGGTGGTGGACACCAGACCCTACGAGAACTTGACTCTCCGCCAGGCGTGGGAATTTGACACCGCGATGGACAACTTCCACCCCTTCAGTGTGGAGCAGGAGCCAGTTCTGGGCTTCGAGAGTGAAACGGCATCGAGCTCTAAAGTGGACACCATAGGGTCGGCTGGGTGCGTTGGTACACCAACGTCCGGCGCCAAATTACACGGGAACAAGACAGAGATGGTCACCTGCACTTTCAGCACACCGAGCTCATGCCTGTCAGAAAAGAGCGTTGGATGA
- the artnb gene encoding uncharacterized protein artnb yields MLSKTSDVPFRRRNWKMVVWVLVSLLPLVVGDRPGLREDPEDPVGLVSVMLDEQPFDTLPQEDEEMGDGENHSPWPSLFEPSVFVEEERLARWERSPRSSEASDAQSKGSHKKKKKKKKEKGDKKQGQSSRDCRLERREMRVRDLGMGHDSDEIILFKFCVGSCQSFRGNYDLALRALLTNGSLPKRTARKISAQPCCRPSGYEPVSFMDASTTWRTIEKVSASACECVG; encoded by the exons ATGCTGTCCAAAACCAGTGATGTGCCCTTTAGAAGGAGAAACTGGAAG ATGGTTGTGTGGGTACTGGTGTCTCTACTGCCCTTAGTGGTTGGAGACAGGCCTGGCCTTAGAGAAGATCCTGAGGATCCAGTGGGCTTAGTCAGTGTCATGCTGGATGAGCAACCTTTTGATACCCTACCCCAAGAAGACGAGGAGATGGGAGATGGGGAGAACCACTCTCCATGGCCGAGCCTATTTG AGCCTTCCGTGTTCGTAGAGGAGGAGCGTCTGGCACGGTGGGAGCGCTCGCCCCGTTCCTCCGAAGCTTCAGATGCTCAGTCAAAAGGATcacacaagaaaaagaagaagaagaagaaagagaaaggcgACAAGAAGCAAGGTCAAAGTAGCCGGGACTGCCGGTTGGAGAGGCGGGAGATGCGGGTCAGGGACCTGGGCATGGGCCACGACTCGGACGAGATCATCCTCTTCAAATTCTGCGTGGGCTCGTGTCAAAGCTTCCGGGGGAACTATGACCTGGCATTGCGGGCGCTGCTGACCAACGGCAGCCTGCCCAAGCGAACCGCTCGAAAGATCAGCGCCCAGCCCTGCTGCCGGCCTTCGGGCTATGAGCCCGTCTCTTTTATGGATGCCTCCACCACCTGGAGGACCATTGAGAAGGTCTCGGCCTCTGCCTGTGAATGCGTTGGCTGA